The Pristis pectinata isolate sPriPec2 chromosome 9, sPriPec2.1.pri, whole genome shotgun sequence genomic interval TAAAGGAAGCAAATCAAATGTTTTTTAACTGCAATATTTTATTCGACATCAATTCCTGGATAACAGGAACAACAAAATACTCCGTTACGAAGTGTACACCTTATTTTATTGTAGCGAAAATTAAGGGCCTATTAAATAACAACGAACTTAACCCTACTTTTCCATGAAACCAGGTCCAAAACGCAGTGGGAAACGACACGTACTGTAAACAGTTCGCGGAATTCCTGATGTAGTGGGTCGAGAGTTCTTGGAATGCGGGGTCGGCTCGGCTCAGCTGCCATGTGGTATCCAGTCCACGGGTGATAAACGGCTTGGGGGGGGGGATTGAAACATCTGTGGAAACGGTCAGTCAAAAATACGGGAGTCCAAAGTGGGGGGGTAAAATATCAAGGTCGGCGTGGTAACGACCTTGCGGTGTCACAGACTCCTTCAAAAACAAGCACCAGACGGCGAGATTTCCTGCTGTAAACACGGTGTAACCTCGGGCAGACCCGTTGAAAAAATGCAATGAAATCCACATCCAAAAGATTACCCTTGGCTTTGCATTGTTTTAGAAAACACATTGTagtcatcaggactggtgcagagATGGATCCGAATGGCTTTAGTAATCTCTTTAAGAATACCGCACAGTGCGTTAAGATTAAGACAGaacctttctctctcctgttcaTTTCACACCGACATTCGGCGGCCGATTCCGCGCCTCCCTCGGCGGTGAGCCGGGCGAGCAGCCGGCGTGGATGTCGGCGGCCCGGCTCCTTACAGCGGCATCTTCTCCAGGTAGAGCGGCGGGCAGTGGCGGTCGATGCGGAGGCGCCTCACCGCCTCCTTGATCAGGTTGCCGGAGGAGAGCAGCTGCTCCAGCCGCTGCTGAGCGCTGACCTCGCAGGCGGCCGCCTGCCGCCCGGCTTTGCTCCTACCGTGGGCGGCGGCCGCCGGCCCCGGCTCCCGCAGCCTGGCCGGCACCTGGTAAGGCTTGTTGCGGCTCGGCGCCTTCAGGCGGTCGGTGCAGCAGACGCCGCACTTGGCGGGGCcccgcggcggcggcggcggctggGGCGGGGACCGGGGCGGCGGCTCGCCGGTCCCCCCGCCGCCCGGCATCCGCTGGAACCGCAGCGTCTCCCCGATCTTCGCCACCAGCGCGTCGATCTCATTCGGGTCGACGGTGACGGCCTGCTCCAGGAGGAGGAAGCTCTCCCCCCGCCTCGGCATCCTCTCCTCCCCCCGCCCCGCCGTGTGTctgcgccgccgccgccgccgccggtaCCGACTCCCGCTGCTGTGTCTCCGGGCGCCGGCTGCACACATCAGCTCCGACCCGAACACATGTCGTTT includes:
- the gbp gene encoding glycogen synthase kinase binding protein — protein: MCAAGARRHSSGSRYRRRRRRRRHTAGRGEERMPRRGESFLLLEQAVTVDPNEIDALVAKIGETLRFQRMPGGGGTGEPPPRSPPQPPPPPRGPAKCGVCCTDRLKAPSRNKPYQVPARLREPGPAAAAHGRSKAGRQAAACEVSAQQRLEQLLSSGNLIKEAVRRLRIDRHCPPLYLEKMPL